The Gallus gallus isolate bGalGal1 chromosome 31, bGalGal1.mat.broiler.GRCg7b, whole genome shotgun sequence genome includes a region encoding these proteins:
- the LOC431060 gene encoding immunoglobulin superfamily member 1 isoform X2, with amino-acid sequence MSLLVPWKLKAALRPLPFSAAVSLSQAAPASWHQWWWPSSWVSDHGDVLPWGLVAQCGTRTVSLAGWWLVAVSRAQQLPRPSLSLHPSQGVSLQDTVTLHCHLPRLAAWVWLYQDGQLRSSKEMDQEQDVAEFSLAGINKEDSGTYQCQYQGLEPAGRSKQSDPVELVVTDHSYPPPGISLSPKEHVEMGSNITIQCWNTKYGAAFLLHKDGHSAPIQHQEPDYWGTATFTLFGVNTADSGTYRCSYRIRGCCLLFSPLGDNVTLEVIPRPAPPGATSRSPEAVQFQVSPGDSEGLTYAQLQAVTHSTHPPGSSTTPEPPIIYTEVGTQGPR; translated from the exons ATGTCACTTCTTGTCCCTTGGAAACTGAAAGCAGCTCTCCGGCCACTTCCTTTCTCCGCTGCAGTCTCACTGTcacaagctgctcctgcctcatggcaccaatggtgGTGGCCCTCATCCTGGGTGAGTGACCATGGGGATGTGTTGCCAtgggggttggtggcccagtgtgggaccaggaccgtgtcccttgcaggttggtggctggtggcagtgAGCCGGGCACAGCAAT tgccccgaccctccctgtcgctgcaccccagccagggggtgtccctgcaggacactgtcaccctgcactgccacctgccccggctggctgcctgggtctGGCTGTACCAGGATGGACAGTTGAGATCCAGCAAGGAAATGGACCAGGAGCAGGACGTGGCTGAGTTCTCCTTGGCTGGCATAAACAAGGAAGATTCGGGGACATATCAGTGCCAGTACCAGGGGTTGGAGCCTGCAGGGAGATCAAAGCagagtgaccccgtggagctggtggtgacag ATCACAGCTATCCCCCACCTGGCATTTCCCTGAGCCCCAAAGAACATGTGGAGATGGGGAGCAACATCACCATCCAGTGCTGGAACACGAAGTATGGGGccgccttcctcctgcacaaggacGGGCACTCAGCCCCTATCCAGCACCAGGAACCCGATTATTGGGGCACTGCCACCTTCACCCTCTTCGGGGTAAACACAGCTGACTCCGGCACCTATAGGTGTTCCTACCGCATCaggggctgctgccttctgttctcACCCCTTGGGGATAATGTGACCCTGGAAGTGATTCCCAGACCTGCACCCCCAG GTGCCACCTCCAGAAGCCCTGAGGCCGTGCAGTTCCAG gtgTCCCCCGGTGACAGCGAGGGTCTGACCTACGcccagctgcaagctgtgacccacagcacccacccccCCGGCTCTTCTACCACCCCTGAACCCCCCATTATCTACACCGAGGTGGGAACGCAGGGACCCCGCTGA
- the FFAR2L gene encoding free fatty acid receptor 2-like (The RefSeq protein has 11 substitutions compared to this genomic sequence) — MLVFAVHALTFAVGFPANVFTFLTLLIKIRCHRPHPHLTAADLLLLNLITADLLVLLFLPFKMAEEAAMMVWPFSTALCPIANFCFYSSIYLSTLFMAALSVERYFGVVFPHRYNRRRRLWRTMAASAVLSVMALSHCSIVFVAEYHREFGVNGSEADGEGGYGVNLTKTRESAIRRISSPNTNCNISSLKSSACTTPNTPHIPTTTPWTSQNAPETQRHWGYHCYDDFSQTQLHFVLPLRLELFLILFLIPFAITMFCYIGLIRALLTRPHIPLQKKYRTVGLAVVTMVNFGICFGPYNISHVVGFVQQRSPEWRPYALLLTTLSAALDPFIFYFSSSAVRRAVSGVVGAIRGTMCGFWGWCWHRE; from the coding sequence ATGCTCGTCTTTGCTGTCCACGCGCTGACCTTCGCCGTGGGATTTCCTGCCAATGTCTTCACCTTCCTCACCCTCCTCATCAAAATCCGATGTCACCGTCCTCATCCCCACCTCACCGCTGccaacctcctcctcctcaaccTCATCACTGCCGACCTCCttgtcctcctcttcctccccttcaaGATGGCCGAAGAGGCAGCCATGATGGTGTGGCCCTTCTCCACAgcgctctgccccatagcaaacTTCTGCTTCTACTCCAGCATCTACCTCAGCACTCTCTTTATGGCTGCCCTCAGTGTGGAGCGCTACTTTGGGGTCGTGTTCCCGCACCGCTACAACCGGCGCCGGAGGTTATGGCGGACAATGGCTGCCAGCGCTGTCCTTTCAGTGATGGCATTGTCCCATTGTTCCATCGTTTTTGTGGCAGAATATCACAGAGAGTTTGGTGTCAATGGGTCTGAGGCTGATGGGGAaggtggttatggggtgaaTTTGACCAAGACCAGGGAATCCGGGATCCGCAGGATCTCCAGCCCCAACACCAACTGCAACATCTCCAGCCTCAaatcctctgcctgcacaaCCCCAAacacaccccacatccccaccaccaccctgtgGACTTCCCAGAATGCCTCTGAGACTAAGCGCCACTGGGGCTACCACTGCTACGATGACTTCTCCCAAACCCAGCTGCACTTCGTCCTCCCACTGCGCCTTGagctcttcctcatcctcttcctcatcccctTTACCATCACCATGTTCTGCTACATCGGCCTCATCCGTGCCCTCCTCACTCGACCCCACATCCCGCTGCAGAAGAAGTACCgcactgtggggctggctgCGGTCACCATGGTCAACTTTGGGATCTGCTTTGGACCCTACAACATCTCGCATGTGGtgggctttgtgcagcagcgcagccctgaGTGGAGGCCCTACgctctgctcctcaccaccctcagcgCTGCGCTCGACCCCTTCATCTTCTATTTCTCCTCCAGTGCAGTGCGGAGGGCGGTCAGTGGGGTGGCGGGGGCAATTCGGGACACAATATGtaggttttggggttggtgttGGCACAGGGAATGA
- the LOC431060 gene encoding immunoglobulin superfamily member 1 isoform X1 — protein MSLLVPWKLKAALRPLPFSAAVSLSQAAPASWHQWWWPSSWVSDHGDVLPWGLVAQCGTRTVSLAGWWLVAVSRAQQLPRPSLSLHPSQGVSLQDTVTLHCHLPRLAAWVWLYQDGQLRSSKEMDQEQDVAEFSLAGINKEDSGTYQCQYQGLEPAGRSKQSDPVELVVTDHSYPPPGISLSPKEHVEMGSNITIQCWNTKYGAAFLLHKDGHSAPIQHQEPDYWGTATFTLFGVNTADSGTYRCSYRIRGCCLLFSPLGDNVTLEVIPRPAPPGVNGGPSRNLVAAVAGACAAAIVIIIVLTASLLLVAQRRQMQSDLRPGATSRSPEAVQFQVSPGDSEGLTYAQLQAVTHSTHPPGSSTTPEPPIIYTEVGTQGPR, from the exons ATGTCACTTCTTGTCCCTTGGAAACTGAAAGCAGCTCTCCGGCCACTTCCTTTCTCCGCTGCAGTCTCACTGTcacaagctgctcctgcctcatggcaccaatggtgGTGGCCCTCATCCTGGGTGAGTGACCATGGGGATGTGTTGCCAtgggggttggtggcccagtgtgggaccaggaccgtgtcccttgcaggttggtggctggtggcagtgAGCCGGGCACAGCAAT tgccccgaccctccctgtcgctgcaccccagccagggggtgtccctgcaggacactgtcaccctgcactgccacctgccccggctggctgcctgggtctGGCTGTACCAGGATGGACAGTTGAGATCCAGCAAGGAAATGGACCAGGAGCAGGACGTGGCTGAGTTCTCCTTGGCTGGCATAAACAAGGAAGATTCGGGGACATATCAGTGCCAGTACCAGGGGTTGGAGCCTGCAGGGAGATCAAAGCagagtgaccccgtggagctggtggtgacag ATCACAGCTATCCCCCACCTGGCATTTCCCTGAGCCCCAAAGAACATGTGGAGATGGGGAGCAACATCACCATCCAGTGCTGGAACACGAAGTATGGGGccgccttcctcctgcacaaggacGGGCACTCAGCCCCTATCCAGCACCAGGAACCCGATTATTGGGGCACTGCCACCTTCACCCTCTTCGGGGTAAACACAGCTGACTCCGGCACCTATAGGTGTTCCTACCGCATCaggggctgctgccttctgttctcACCCCTTGGGGATAATGTGACCCTGGAAGTGATTCCCAGACCTGCACCCCCAG GTGTCAATGGGGGTCCCAGCAGGAAcctggtggcagcagtggcgggggcctgtgctgctgccattgtcATCATCATTGTCCTCACTGCCTCTTTGCTCCTTGTTGCCCAGAGAAGACAAATGCAGAGTGATTTGAGGCCTG GTGCCACCTCCAGAAGCCCTGAGGCCGTGCAGTTCCAG gtgTCCCCCGGTGACAGCGAGGGTCTGACCTACGcccagctgcaagctgtgacccacagcacccacccccCCGGCTCTTCTACCACCCCTGAACCCCCCATTATCTACACCGAGGTGGGAACGCAGGGACCCCGCTGA
- the LOC124417457 gene encoding LOW QUALITY PROTEIN: immunoglobulin superfamily member 1-like (The sequence of the model RefSeq protein was modified relative to this genomic sequence to represent the inferred CDS: deleted 1 base in 1 codon) has protein sequence SLSLHPSQGVSLGDTVTLRCHLPQSAAQVELYQDGLLGSYKDMDKHQVMAEFSLVCVKLEDAMKYWCQYWVLEPPGVSEKSVPIELVVTDHQYSPPNISISHEKIVEVGTNVTIKCCNQGYGGIIFLHKDGHSAPVQHQDPRGGGTATFILVAVTSADSGTYRCSYHPKASLFVSSPLGDSVMLEVTPTPAPPGDERRSRGNLVVAVVRGCTDALTFGLGIFFVIDAQNLWIRRDVRTGADTKIPKDMQFQVETSTFG, from the exons tccctgtcgctgcaccccagccagggggtgtccctgggggacactgtcaccctgcgATGCCACCTGCCCCAGTCGGCTGCACAAGTTGAGCTCTACCAGGATGGACTTTTGGGATCCTACAAGGACATGGACAAGCATCAGGTCATGGCTGAGTTCTCCTTGGTTTGTGTAAAGCTGGAAGATGCAATGAAGTATTGGTGCCAGTACTGGGTTTTGGAGCCACCGGGGGTATCAGAGAAGAGTGTCCCCATCGAATtggtggtgacag ATCATCAATATTCCCCACCTAACATTTCCATCAGCCACGAAAAAATTGTGGAAGTGGGGACCAATGTCACCATC AAGTGCTGCAATCAGGGCTATGGGGGCATCATCTTCTTGCACAAGGACGGGCACTCAGCCCCTGTCCAGCACCAGGACCCCCGTGGCGGGGGCACAGCCACCTTCATCCTTGTTGCGGTGACCTcagctgacagtggcacctacaggtgctcctatcACCCCAAGGCCTCCCTCTTTGtgtcctcaccccttggggacagcgtgatgctggaggtgacacccacaccTGCACCCCCAG GTGATGAGAGGAGGTCCCGtgggaacctggtggtggcagtggtgagggGCTGCACTGATGCCCTCACCTTTGGCCTCGGCATCTTCTTTGTCATCGATGCCCAAAACCTCTGGATACGGAGAGATGTGAGGACTG GGGCTGACACAAAAATCCCCAAGGACATGCAGTTCCAG GTGGAGACTTCAACCTTTGGATGA
- the FFAR2L gene encoding free fatty acid receptor 2-like isoform X1: MLVFAVHALTFAVGFPANVFTFLTLLIKIRCHRPHPHLTAANLLLLNLITADLLVLLFLPFKMAEEAAMMVWPFSTALCPIANFCFYSSIYLSTLFMAALSVERYFGVVFPHRYNRRRRLWRTMAASAVLSVMALSHCSIVFVAEYHREFGVNGSEADGEGGYGVNLTKTRESGIRRISSPNTNCNISSLKSSACTTPNTPHIPTTTLWTSQNASETKRHWGYHCYDDFSQTQLHFVLPLRLELFLILFLIPFTITMFCYIGLIRALLTRPHIPLQKKYRTVGLAAVTMVNFGICFGPYNISHVVGFVQQRSPEWRPYALLLTTLSAALDPFIFYFSSSAVRRAVSGVAGAIRDTICRFWGWCWHRE, encoded by the coding sequence ATGCTCGTCTTTGCTGTCCACGCGCTGACCTTCGCCGTGGGATTTCCTGCCAATGTCTTCACCTTCCTCACCCTCCTCATCAAAATCCGATGTCACCGTCCTCATCCCCACCTCACCGCTGccaacctcctcctcctcaaccTCATCACTGCCGACCTCCttgtcctcctcttcctccccttcaaGATGGCCGAAGAGGCAGCCATGATGGTGTGGCCCTTCTCCACAgcgctctgccccatagcaaacTTCTGCTTCTACTCCAGCATCTACCTCAGCACTCTCTTTATGGCTGCCCTCAGTGTGGAGCGCTACTTTGGGGTCGTGTTCCCGCACCGCTACAACCGGCGCCGGAGGTTATGGCGGACAATGGCTGCCAGCGCTGTCCTTTCAGTGATGGCATTGTCCCATTGTTCCATCGTTTTTGTGGCAGAATATCACAGAGAGTTTGGTGTCAATGGGTCTGAGGCTGATGGGGAaggtggttatggggtgaaTTTGACCAAGACCAGGGAATCCGGGATCCGCAGGATCTCCAGCCCCAACACCAACTGCAACATCTCCAGCCTCAaatcctctgcctgcacaaCCCCAAacacaccccacatccccaccaccaccctgtgGACTTCCCAGAATGCCTCTGAGACTAAGCGCCACTGGGGCTACCACTGCTACGATGACTTCTCCCAAACCCAGCTGCACTTCGTCCTCCCACTGCGCCTTGagctcttcctcatcctcttcctcatcccctTTACCATCACCATGTTCTGCTACATCGGCCTCATCCGTGCCCTCCTCACTCGACCCCACATCCCGCTGCAGAAGAAGTACCgcactgtggggctggctgCGGTCACCATGGTCAACTTTGGGATCTGCTTTGGACCCTACAACATCTCGCATGTGGtgggctttgtgcagcagcgcagccctgaGTGGAGGCCCTACgctctgctcctcaccaccctcagcgCTGCGCTCGACCCCTTCATCTTCTATTTCTCCTCCAGTGCAGTGCGGAGGGCGGTCAGTGGGGTGGCGGGGGCAATTCGGGACACAATATGtaggttttggggttggtgttGGCACAGGGAATGA
- the LOC107050930 gene encoding uncharacterized protein LOC107050930 — protein MATFTLFGVTPADTSIYWCFYHIADTYLLPSALGGRVMLKVTWGPAPPVAEESHGNLVVVMIASDVEACMEITIVVRQLTKEMKWKFGEEQAITVADLEEEDVVSERGRPAKQQQRLWRTMAASAVLSVMALSHCSIVFVAEYHRVFGDNGSEADGEGGYGVNLTKTRESGIRRISSPNTNCNISSLKFSACTTPNTPHIPTTTLWTSQNAPETQPSLGYHCYDDFSQAQLHFVLPLRLSLFLILFLIPFAITMFCYIGLIRALLTRPHIPLQKKYRTVGLALVTMVNFGVCFGPYNLSHVVGFVQQRSPEWRPYALLLTTLSAALDPFIFYFSSSAVRRAVSGMVGAIRGTICGFWGWCWQRQ, from the exons ATGGCCACCTTCACCCTCTTTGGGGTAACCCCAGCTGACACCAGCATCTATTGGTGCTTCTACCACATTGCAGACACCTATCTTCTGCCCTCAGCCCTTGGGGGCCGTGTGATGCTGAAGGTGACATGGGGACCTGCACCTCCAG TTGCTGAGGAGTCCCATGGGAAtctggtggtggtgatg ATAGCGTCAGATGTGGAAGCTTGCATGGAGATCACCATCGTCGTACGGCAACTCACGAAAGAAATGAAGTGGAAATTTGGAGAGGAACAAGCA ATAACTGTTGCTGacctggaggaggaggatgtggtGTCTGAGCGTGGCAGACCTGCGAAGCAACAG cagaggTTATGGCGGACGATGGCTGCCAGCGCTGTCCTTTCAGTGATGGCATTGTCCCATTGTTCCATCGTTTTTGTGGCAGAATATCACAGAGTGTTTGGTGACAATGGGTCTGAGGCTGATGGGGAaggtggttatggggtgaaTTTGACCAAGACCAGGGAATCCGGGATCCGCCGGATCTCCAGCCCCAACACCAACTGCAACATCTCCAGCCTCAAATTCTCTGCCTGCACAACCCCAAACACACCgcacatccccaccaccaccctgtgGACTTCCCAGAATGCCCCTGAGACCCAACCAAGCCTGGGCTACCACTGCTACGATGACTTCTCTCAAGCCCAGCTGCACTTTGTCCTCCCACTGcgcctttctctcttcctcatcctcttcctcatcccctTTGCCATCACCATGTTCTGCTACATCGGCCTCATCCGTGCCCTCCTCACTCGACCCCACATCCCGCTGCAGAAGAAGTACCGCACTGTGGGGCTGGCTCTGGTCACCATGGTCAACTTTGGGGTCTGCTTTGGACCCTACAACCTCTCGCATGTGGtgggctttgtgcagcagcgcagccctgaGTGGAGGCCCTACgctctgctcctcaccaccctcagtgCTGCGCTCGACCCCTTCATCTTCTATTTCTCCTCCAGTGCAGTGCGGAGGGCGGTCAGTGGGATGGTGGGAGCAATTCGGGGCACAAtctgtgggttttggggttggtgttGGCAGAGACAATGA
- the LOC121107865 gene encoding LOW QUALITY PROTEIN: leukocyte immunoglobulin-like receptor subfamily A member 2 (The sequence of the model RefSeq protein was modified relative to this genomic sequence to represent the inferred CDS: inserted 1 base in 1 codon): MAPLAVALILGWWLVAASRAQQLPRPSLSLHPSQGVSLGDPVTLRCXLPRLAARVWLYREGAWSYPKAKEKERDAAEFFFVSTLQEHAGHYWCQYQVSESAEVSGKSDPVELVLIDLRYPPSSISLHPEQHVGTGTNVTISCWNKDYKATFLLHKDGSSDPIQRQDSSGGGTATFTLFGVTPADSGTYRCSYRPWRYAFMSSPPGDSVMLEVTPTPAPQGAELVSRGNLVVAVVMGWAAALIFGLGVFFVIDARSLWIRRDESLGGEGI, translated from the exons atggcaccatTAGCGGTGGCCCTCATTCTCG gttggtggctggtggctgcgagcagggcacagcaac tgccccgaccctccctgtcactgcaccccagccagggggtgtcccttGGGGACCCTGTCACCCTGCGGT ACCTTCCCCGGCTGGCTGCCCGGGTCTGGCTGTACAGGGAAGGAGCTTGGTCGTACCCCAAGGCGAAGGAGAAGGAGCGGGACGCGGCCGAGTTCTTTTTTGTTAGCACACTGCAGGAACACGCAGGTCATTACTGGTGTCAGTACCAGGTGTCTGAGTCAGCCGAGGTGTCAGGGAagagtgaccccgtggagctggtgctgatAG ATCTCAGATATCCCCCATCCAGCATTTCCCTTCACCCTGAGCAACATGTGGGAACAGGGACCAATGTCACCATCAGCTGCTGGAACAAGGACTACAAGGccaccttcctcctgcacaaggatggGAGCTCAGACCCTATCCAGCGCCAGGACTCCAGTGGTGGGGGCACAGCCACTTTCACCctctttggggtgaccccagctgacagtggcacctACAGGTGCTCCTACCGCCCCTGGCGCTACGCCTTCATGTCTTCACCCCCTGGGGACAGCGTGAtgctggaggtgacacccacaccTGCACCCCAAG gtgctgagtTGGTGTCCCGtgggaacctggtggtggcagtggtgatgggctgggctgctgctctcatCTTTGGCCTCGGCGTCTTCTTTGTCATCGATGCCCGCAGCCTCTGGATACGGAGAGATGAGAGTCTGGGTGGGGAAGGGATTTAA
- the LOC431060 gene encoding immunoglobulin superfamily member 1 isoform X3 has translation MAPMVVALILGWWLVAVSRAQQLPRPSLSLHPSQGVSLQDTVTLHCHLPRLAAWVWLYQDGQLRSSKEMDQEQDVAEFSLAGINKEDSGTYQCQYQGLEPAGRSKQSDPVELVVTDHSYPPPGISLSPKEHVEMGSNITIQCWNTKYGAAFLLHKDGHSAPIQHQEPDYWGTATFTLFGVNTADSGTYRCSYRIRGCCLLFSPLGDNVTLEVIPRPAPPGVNGGPSRNLVAAVAGACAAAIVIIIVLTASLLLVAQRRQMQSDLRPGATSRSPEAVQFQVSPGDSEGLTYAQLQAVTHSTHPPGSSTTPEPPIIYTEVGTQGPR, from the exons atggcaccaatggtgGTGGCCCTCATCCTGG gttggtggctggtggcagtgAGCCGGGCACAGCAAT tgccccgaccctccctgtcgctgcaccccagccagggggtgtccctgcaggacactgtcaccctgcactgccacctgccccggctggctgcctgggtctGGCTGTACCAGGATGGACAGTTGAGATCCAGCAAGGAAATGGACCAGGAGCAGGACGTGGCTGAGTTCTCCTTGGCTGGCATAAACAAGGAAGATTCGGGGACATATCAGTGCCAGTACCAGGGGTTGGAGCCTGCAGGGAGATCAAAGCagagtgaccccgtggagctggtggtgacag ATCACAGCTATCCCCCACCTGGCATTTCCCTGAGCCCCAAAGAACATGTGGAGATGGGGAGCAACATCACCATCCAGTGCTGGAACACGAAGTATGGGGccgccttcctcctgcacaaggacGGGCACTCAGCCCCTATCCAGCACCAGGAACCCGATTATTGGGGCACTGCCACCTTCACCCTCTTCGGGGTAAACACAGCTGACTCCGGCACCTATAGGTGTTCCTACCGCATCaggggctgctgccttctgttctcACCCCTTGGGGATAATGTGACCCTGGAAGTGATTCCCAGACCTGCACCCCCAG GTGTCAATGGGGGTCCCAGCAGGAAcctggtggcagcagtggcgggggcctgtgctgctgccattgtcATCATCATTGTCCTCACTGCCTCTTTGCTCCTTGTTGCCCAGAGAAGACAAATGCAGAGTGATTTGAGGCCTG GTGCCACCTCCAGAAGCCCTGAGGCCGTGCAGTTCCAG gtgTCCCCCGGTGACAGCGAGGGTCTGACCTACGcccagctgcaagctgtgacccacagcacccacccccCCGGCTCTTCTACCACCCCTGAACCCCCCATTATCTACACCGAGGTGGGAACGCAGGGACCCCGCTGA
- the LOC121107815 gene encoding platelet glycoprotein VI-like: protein HHIILKKKEELTAGLWPLPFPSAVSLSPSCTCLTAPMAVALILGWWLVAASRAQQLPRPSLLLHPSQGVPLGDNVTLRCHLPRLAAWVWLYQEEGWSYNKRKKKEQDTAEFSFVSTKREHAGRYQCQYRVSESAEMSVESDPVELVLTDVRYPPSSISLHPEQHVGTGTNVTIRCWNKDYGATFFLHKDGSSDPLQRQDFSEGGTATFTLFGVTPADSGTYRCSYRPWRFMSSPLGDSVMLEVTPTPAPPGAAGSSHGNLVVAVVGGCTAAFVFILVLIIFFLLSARRRRTQRDESPGAPPKKPEAMEFQVPSSDSEGLTYLELQAVTPSTQPPSPPATPQPSVIYTEVAVGGAPLMPPYPAF from the exons CATCATAtcatcctgaaaaagaaagaggaactgacagcagggctctggccacttcctttcccctctgcagtctcactgtccccaagctgcACTTGCCTTACGGCACCAATGGCGGTGGCCCTCATTCTCG gttggtggctggtggcagcgagcagggcacagcaac TGCCACGACCCTCCCTGttgctgcaccccagccagggtGTGCCCCTGGGGGAcaatgtcaccctgcgctgccacctgccccggctggctgcctgggtctGGCTGTACCAGGAAGAAGGTTGGTCATACaacaagaggaagaagaaggagcaGGACACGGCCGAGTTCTCCTTTGTTAGCACAAAGCGGGAACACGCAGGTCGTTATCAGTGTCAGTACCGGGTGTCTGAGTCAGCCGAGATGTCAGTGGagagtgaccccgtggagctggtgctgacag ATGTCAGATATCCGCCATCCAGCATTTCCCTTCACCCTGAGCAACATGTGGGAACAGGGACCAATGTCACCATCCGCTGCTGGAACAAGGACTATGGGGCCACCTTCTTCCTGCACAAGGATGGGAGCTCAGACCCTCTCCAGCGCCAGGACTTCAGTGAGGGGGGCACAGCCACTTTCACCctctttggggtgaccccagctgacagtggcacctACAGGTGCTCCTACCGCCCCTGGCGCTTCATGTCCTCACCTCTTGGGGACAGCGTGAtgctggaggtgacacccacaccTGCACCCCCAG gtgctgcaggcagttctcatgggaacctggtggtggcagtggttggtggctgcactgctgcctttgtcttcatcctCGTCCTtatcatcttcttcctcctctctgcccgCAGACGTCGGACACAGAGAGATGAGAGCCCTG gtgccccccccaaaaagcctGAGGCCATGGAGTTCCAG GTGCCTTCCAGTGACAGCGAGGGTCTGACCTACTTGGAGCTGCAAGCTGTgacccccagcacacagccccccagcccccccgccaccccacagccctctgtTATCTACACCGAGGTGGCCGTTGGGGGGGCGCCACTGATGCCTCCATAC CCCGCTTTCTGA